A single region of the Arthrobacter sp. V1I7 genome encodes:
- a CDS encoding TraM recognition domain-containing protein yields the protein MAVVEAAEKYVTTQPGGRLATPLLRILDEAANVCRWKALPDQYSHYGSRGIILMTILQSWSQGVEVWSPGRHAETLVRRRT from the coding sequence GTGGCAGTTGTGGAAGCCGCCGAAAAATACGTCACCACCCAGCCCGGCGGCCGGCTCGCCACCCCGCTGCTGCGCATCCTGGACGAAGCCGCGAACGTGTGCCGGTGGAAGGCACTGCCTGACCAGTACAGCCATTACGGCTCCCGCGGCATCATCCTCATGACCATCCTGCAGTCATGGTCCCAGGGCGTGGAGGTCTGGTCCCCTGGAAGGCATGCGGAAACTCTGGTCCGGCGTCGAACGTGA
- a CDS encoding tautomerase family protein — MAQIVVYGHRGTLGRRRAALKNAIHGAIMAALEYPADKCFQRFIALDDDDFVHPEDRGADYTIIEISMFEGRSDDAKRALIAELFHRVEVEAGVAPHSLEITITETPKVNWGIRGSNAADLTLGYKVEV; from the coding sequence ATGGCACAAATCGTCGTTTACGGGCATCGAGGGACACTTGGCCGTCGGCGCGCGGCACTGAAGAACGCCATTCACGGCGCAATCATGGCCGCCCTTGAGTACCCGGCAGACAAATGCTTCCAACGCTTTATCGCGCTTGACGATGACGACTTCGTCCATCCCGAGGATCGCGGTGCCGACTACACGATTATCGAAATCTCCATGTTCGAGGGCCGATCCGATGACGCGAAGCGGGCGCTGATCGCCGAGCTATTCCATCGTGTTGAGGTAGAGGCCGGAGTTGCACCCCACAGTCTTGAGATCACCATCACTGAGACCCCCAAGGTGAACTGGGGCATCAGAGGATCTAATGCCGCTGACCTCACTCTTGGCTACAAGGTCGAAGTCTGA
- a CDS encoding DUF4193 family protein, with protein sequence MATDYDEVRSDVKESQDRSLEALQSASAPDARSVVRDLDEADALDDAMTPGGEFVAEELIVQVIPQAGDEFTCYACFLVRHRSQLEREKDGHSYCIECEG encoded by the coding sequence GTGGCAACCGATTACGACGAAGTTCGTTCCGACGTCAAGGAATCACAGGATCGATCCCTCGAGGCTCTGCAATCCGCGAGTGCACCGGATGCAAGAAGCGTCGTCCGCGACCTAGACGAGGCCGACGCACTGGATGACGCGATGACCCCCGGCGGAGAGTTCGTCGCCGAGGAACTGATCGTTCAGGTGATTCCCCAGGCAGGGGACGAGTTCACCTGCTACGCCTGCTTCCTGGTACGGCACCGTTCCCAACTCGAACGCGAAAAGGACGGCCACTCGTACTGCATCGAGTGTGAAGGCTAG
- a CDS encoding tyrosine-type recombinase/integrase — MENQIVTVADLVGAIIAEMERRNYKPSVIEQYRIVWDKLCGHSGAMPAGAFSVEHGMEFLEDVLHIRSHPLSEATSYRWMKAIYLLSDFKRTGVLTLRRPGREFVFTGAAATPFQAYVASMAAKGMSSAHIRNSSTYLERFAAFLDHADLKDISGLDPVHVHGFVESLAVYELPTIYNAVCVLHSVLGYLHGEGMVPRDLSPLVPRIRYTKKARIPSAYSRKEVEQLVAAIDRGNPRGKRDLALILLAARLGLRASDIAGLRFSNLRWEHDAIEIVQQKTGRVLALPLLNDFGEAVIDYLRNARPYSDSDYVFLKLHGPCEPMQPISIHAVVYTRLKAAGVVIPQGKKHGPHALRHSLASALLEKKVPLPAISEALGHADTGSTAGYLKIDLGQLRGCGLDVPGLSQGYLDSLGGENDEGR; from the coding sequence ATGGAGAACCAGATTGTCACGGTGGCCGATCTCGTGGGGGCGATCATCGCTGAGATGGAGCGGCGGAACTATAAGCCGTCCGTCATCGAGCAGTACCGCATCGTGTGGGACAAGCTGTGCGGGCACTCGGGCGCGATGCCGGCGGGTGCCTTCAGCGTCGAGCACGGCATGGAGTTCTTAGAGGACGTGCTCCACATCCGCTCGCACCCGCTGAGCGAGGCGACCTCCTATCGGTGGATGAAGGCGATCTACTTGCTGAGCGACTTCAAACGTACGGGCGTGCTGACGCTGCGCAGGCCCGGGCGGGAGTTCGTGTTCACCGGCGCGGCCGCCACCCCGTTCCAGGCGTATGTGGCCAGCATGGCGGCGAAGGGCATGTCGTCGGCGCACATCCGTAACTCGAGCACCTACCTGGAGAGGTTCGCGGCGTTCTTGGATCACGCTGACCTAAAGGACATCTCCGGGCTGGATCCGGTTCATGTTCACGGGTTCGTCGAGAGCTTGGCGGTCTATGAGCTGCCGACGATCTACAACGCGGTGTGCGTCCTGCACAGTGTGCTGGGCTATCTGCACGGGGAGGGCATGGTCCCGCGGGACCTGAGCCCGCTGGTTCCCAGGATCCGCTACACGAAGAAGGCCAGGATCCCCTCGGCCTACTCCCGCAAGGAAGTGGAGCAGCTGGTCGCCGCCATCGACCGGGGCAACCCTCGAGGAAAGCGGGATCTGGCGCTCATCCTGCTGGCGGCAAGGCTCGGGCTGCGGGCCTCCGATATCGCCGGACTACGGTTCTCGAACCTCAGGTGGGAGCATGACGCCATCGAGATCGTCCAGCAGAAGACCGGCCGGGTCCTGGCACTGCCCCTACTCAACGACTTTGGCGAAGCCGTCATTGACTACCTGCGCAATGCCAGGCCGTACTCGGACTCCGACTACGTGTTCCTCAAGTTGCACGGACCATGCGAACCGATGCAGCCGATCTCGATCCACGCCGTCGTCTATACACGATTGAAGGCGGCAGGGGTTGTGATCCCGCAGGGGAAGAAGCACGGTCCGCACGCGCTGCGGCACTCGCTTGCCTCGGCTCTGCTGGAGAAAAAGGTGCCGCTACCGGCGATCTCGGAGGCGCTCGGGCACGCCGACACCGGCTCGACTGCGGGCTACCTGAAGATCGATCTGGGACAGCTGCGGGGCTGCGGACTGGATGTGCCCGGCCTCTCCCAGGGGTACCTTGACAGCCTGGGCGGTGAGAACGATGAGGGCCGATGA